Within Aerosakkonema funiforme FACHB-1375, the genomic segment ATCGCGAGGCTACTTTTTTGGAAGCGAAAGCAAGAGAGAATGATAATTTTATTCAACTCAAGTTTAGCGGGTTATCAGGCGATCGCTTTGGTGTTAAAGTCTCTCTAGGAGATGCCTCGATTACAGAGGATTTTGTCATCTGAGGTCAAGAAACACTTTTAAGGGCTAGCAATGGGTAAGTTAGTTGTCCTTAAGTTTGGCGAGGGTGACTGGGAGGCAGGATTTCCAGTCACTCTGCGAATTGGGGCGGAAGGCGATCGCCCTTTGGTGGAACTCGCTGGTAAGTTACCCCCTGCGCCAGAAATACCCGAACACTATGGCGAGTGGCGAGAGGCTTTTCTCGATCTCCTTGAGGAACAGCGAGGATTAGAGGAACCTGCTACACAAGTGACGAATGGCTCGGAGAATATTGAGGAGTACCGCGATCGCGCTAAAAAATTGACCCAAAAATTGAAGCAGTTACTCAATGCTTGGCTCAATTCGGAGCCGTTTCGCCCCATTAAAGACCAAATGCTTTCAACACTAGAGTCGAACGAGCCAATTCGGGTGATTATTCAAACAGATAACCTAGAATTGCGACGACTCCCTTGGCATCTATGGGATTTTTTTGATTCTAAGTCTCATCCTAAAGCTGAAGTGGCAGTAAGCGCCCCAGAATATGACCAACTGCAAAAAAGAGCAACCATGAAGGCGAAGGTCAGAATCTTAGCTATTTTGGGAGATAACGAAGGAATCGATCTTGATAAAGACCGGGAATTTTTGGCAAGATTACCGGAAACAGAAATTGTCTTTTTAGTAAAACCGCAACGGCAAGACATTAATGACCAACTTTGGGAACAGGATTGGGATATTTTATTCTTTGCAGGGCATAGCCGCACGAAGAAAAAAACAGGAGAAATTTATATTAATAAAAATGAAAAGCTAGCAATTAATGATTTAAAGTATGGCTTAGGCAAAGCGATTCAACGAGGTCTGAAGCTGGCAATTTTTAATTCTTGTGATGGATTGGGTTTAGCGAATGAATTAGAAGAATTACAGATAGGGCAAATTATTGTGATGCGGGAGCGAGTCCCTGATAAGGTAGCCCAAGAATTTTTGAAGTATTTTTTGAGTGCATTTGCTGAAGGTCAGTCTTTATATTTGTCAGTGCGCTCGGCACGAGAAAGGTTACACGATGATGGAATCGAAGATAAATATCCGGGGGCAACTTGGTTGCCTGTAATTTGTCAGCATCCAGCTGAAGTGCCGCCAACTTGGAAAGAGTTACTCAAAACTTCAGAAATACAGCGTAGGCTAAGTTTCCGTACTGTGCTTCTTGCAAGTTTGCTTGTAACAGGATTGCTGATCGGAATACGACACTTTAGAATACTTCAGCCAATAGAACTGTGGGCATTTGACCATCTGATGCGACAGCGACCATACAATGACAAGCTAGATCCGCGATTGTTGATAGTTACTGTAACTGAAGAGGATCTTGAATATCAAAAACAGATGAAGATGGAGAGGCAATCAGAATCCTTATCAGATCAAGCACTGGCAGGAGTTCTAGATAAAATTACACCGCATAAACCGCGAGTCATTGGTTTAGATTTATATCGAGAATCTCCAGTAAAATTAAAATATCCAAATTTAGAAAAGCATTTGAAAAAAAATGAACGTTTGATTGGAATATGCCAAGTTGGTGGCACGTCGCCTCCTCCTGAAATCCAAGAAGAAGAACGTCTGGGATTTAGCGATATTCCCGAAGACCCCGATGGTGTTATTCGTCGCCAACTGTTGGGTATGTCCAAAACTGATAAGTCTAGTTGTCAAACACAACAATCTCTCAGCCTCCTGGTTGCACTGCGTTACTTGGCAGAAGAAAAAATCTCGCCTATAAAATTTACCCCAGAAAAAAATTTACAAATTGGTAACGTAATCTTGAAGCAATTAACAACAGATGCTGGGGGATATCAATTAATACCGAAAGAAGCTTTAGGCTACCAAATTTTAATTAATT encodes:
- a CDS encoding CHASE2 domain-containing protein gives rise to the protein MGKLVVLKFGEGDWEAGFPVTLRIGAEGDRPLVELAGKLPPAPEIPEHYGEWREAFLDLLEEQRGLEEPATQVTNGSENIEEYRDRAKKLTQKLKQLLNAWLNSEPFRPIKDQMLSTLESNEPIRVIIQTDNLELRRLPWHLWDFFDSKSHPKAEVAVSAPEYDQLQKRATMKAKVRILAILGDNEGIDLDKDREFLARLPETEIVFLVKPQRQDINDQLWEQDWDILFFAGHSRTKKKTGEIYINKNEKLAINDLKYGLGKAIQRGLKLAIFNSCDGLGLANELEELQIGQIIVMRERVPDKVAQEFLKYFLSAFAEGQSLYLSVRSARERLHDDGIEDKYPGATWLPVICQHPAEVPPTWKELLKTSEIQRRLSFRTVLLASLLVTGLLIGIRHFRILQPIELWAFDHLMRQRPYNDKLDPRLLIVTVTEEDLEYQKQMKMERQSESLSDQALAGVLDKITPHKPRVIGLDLYRESPVKLKYPNLEKHLKKNERLIGICQVGGTSPPPEIQEEERLGFSDIPEDPDGVIRRQLLGMSKTDKSSCQTQQSLSLLVALRYLAEEKISPIKFTPEKNLQIGNVILKQLTTDAGGYQLIPKEALGYQILINYRAADSIARQVTLKEILNGSIDAELSSLVKDRIVLIGTIASSYKDLHLTPYSGGEWPMKMPGVVVQAHMISQILSAVLDRRPLLWWWSSEIEIFWIASWSLVGGVLVWYWRSLLYRILAIAAALGILYGVCFVLLLKAGWVPLVPSALALIFTGITVTAYTAFINRKKQ